tgacaattagtccttttacagaaaacattaaatggcattgtgcagaaaataaataaattatagagtaataaagctcagctttcaccttaatgaaaaaacatgatcagttgtcattttgacataagttgacttgactttatagtaagaaaaattttttgacttactttccagacatttttttgacagctggccaattagATGCTATAAACTTGCCCAAgagcggatccagacttttcatcaggggggagGGGGGGTttgtcacacacttagatgactCACggcttaaaaattttctttaatgttttgtaaaagattgtaaaaaaaatttataattgctaaaatgacaactttagttatcaaattatttagaacactgttgtccagcaagttatggtctaactatttaatttggatgactcatataaAAACACTCCAAAattcgaacagttgtctaaacatgccatatttaaaagctaaaatacaatagcttatagggtttttggtgcatttcgcgcagaaatgtaggaaattgttttgaaacgttgcttttttccaaaaacaaaacacacttttcttgttttcatttctattgatGCGAAGaccgctgcaaaaatttaaaaatccagaaaatgatggaggatctgatatgtaaaaatgtcggaattatgtgtgtcaaaaaaatgtaataataaaattgaaggctagtttaaggaattcaaaggcaacttaatataaaattgatgatctcttatccaaggtttcttcttaagaacctaaaaaataatttaaatttaaagttttttcaagttctaaattgagcgaaaatcaaaatttgagttgtttttgacagcaattttgttaaattactaataaatctttacttaacaaacttaactgtataagcttttcggctcatatgaccccccccccggatcgtcaattggtcaaaactTGACCAACCAAacttgtgctgtgtttttggaatagggctgaatattcGATTCATATTATTTTCTGGTCCAATCTTCTGTCAAAAATAGTACTttaagcaacaaagtttaatgaagtaaaatacaaatgttgttttcatatagtttcatacgattagttttgaattgaagggaattcctacgaaaaagcaaaacaaattatctcccagggggggtcatgacccctatgacccccccccccccctgtaTCCGCCATTGAACTTGCtatactttcaagtcccttataaaaaattatatataacgATGCTGATCCTTAGATGATAGAACAATAGAGACGAGATAGGTAAGTTTTaaggcaaaaatataaaaataacaatttgatTCGCAAAGTTTAACAAATTTGTAGGTATTTGTTTCATATTTAtatatcaaaacggcgcactactaCGCTAATTCGacctcaggctaggttgccttgagatcgccatttctaccatCATATTTATAAGGTTCTATATTTCGGCTTGGAAATTAGCGGAGCtactttgtttttgatttcatttgtaAGAAAGGTAGTAAAGATTGTGCCGTGTGCCCgtttgaagtatttttatttgaaaaatgcatttatgTTCAAATGAGACACACAAAACATCAATAAAACAATAAGCAatttgttcttgttgatttttgaataaacgttatttaatttaaagaaaatatatatcgAAGAAACTTCAAACGGCATCAAACTTGAGAGTGGCTTAGCTTAATTCTGAACGATCTATTCAAATGTTCTCCTACCAATTACTGACTCTCGGTAATGACAGCCCTCCAATAGATGAATAAAGTTAACTGAATTTTTTTCTTCCGAAATTAAGCAATTTTATCTAATCTATCTAACCATTAAAACATTCGAGAACAATATTGCACTTTGGGAATGGTTTAAACGGTTAAGAATAAGAATGTTGGAaggggctttaaaaatgaaggtggtttgaattaattaaaatgacatTATTTGCGAAGCAGGATCCTTTAACCTAATTAATGCTCTTATTAAACTGACTTACTAAACGTTGGTTTTCATCATACTCCTAAATGTATGTATGGAGTGAAAAGCATTGGTGATAATACAACCGATGACTTTTCAGAAGTATCAAGAGTTTCGTTTGTAAGTTTGTAAATCTGAAATAACAATACTTtcaccattttaaaaataaattaggtctttacagtccgttgagaactaggtcctagtgacttacaactctagaccattcctttgtgcgagtaattttgtcagggatagagggaACCTACAatatttaagccgaatccaaacgacaATTTATCTTTGATTTAGAAAGTTATTAAATTGTCTCCTTCCTTCtcaacttaaaaatgtatccCTTTAtcatttaatataaacaaattacgctctataaaatgcatttgaatttatttacaattataattttaacaattattccactttttttaattataagaacaAACAATTCATTAAGAACTAATATCCGCATTAAGTTTAAAGTTTCAATGCAACTTCCTcgtatcaaaaaacaaaataaaagtacataatgaaattatatttattttaaaataaaatagtgcgATAAACTTTTCTaacgaaccaaaaaaaaaaatacaaaagcgAAAGAAAAATCCGaggaaacaaaactattttactacAATTTTGCCTCGCCGAGCAGTCAATCTGCGTTACAAACAGCCATAGCTTCTGTCTTTTCTTCGAGCAATTCCTTGCTGGTTATGGCCAGCTTTGATTTAGCAAAATCGTCAAGAGTTAATCCTTGAACGATACTCCATTGCTTGTTCTTGATTTCAACTGGGAATGAATAGACGACATCCTTGGGGGCACCATAGCTGCCATCGGAAATAACTCCCATTGAAACAAATTGACCGGGCTTAGTTCCATTCCACCAGTCGTGCATGTGATCGCAGGCAGCCTTGGCAGCAGACATCGCTGAAGACATTTTGCGTGCAGAAATAACAGCAGCACCACGCTTCTGAACAATCTCAACGAAAGGTCCCTCCAAGAAGGATGTATCGCCGATAGCATCCCAGGCGGCCTTCTCAGCTCCACCTACTGTTACCTTAGCATTTCTGGCATCAGGGAATTGTGTGGCCGAGTGGTTACCCCAGATGATGACATTGCTTACGGCACTAATTGGCACCGACAGCTTAGCTGCAATTTGTGCTGTTCCACGGTTCTGATCCAAACGTGTCATTGCACTGAAGTTCTCCTTTGGGATTGATGGGGCATAGTGGGAGCAAACCAGAGCATTCGTGTTGGCTGGGTTACCAACAACTAGTACCTTGATATCTTTACGGGCATACTGGTCCAGGGCTTGTCCCTGGACTTTGAAGATCTTCACGTTGGCGGAGAGAAGGTCTTTGCGTTCCATTCCTTCTTTGCGTGGCATTGAGCCAACGAGGAATGCAGCCGATACATCCTTGAATGCAACAGCTGGATCTGTTGTGGGAATTACTTCGCGCACCAATGGAAGAGCACAATCAGCCAATTCCATGACAACTCCCTGCAAGACACCAGCCATTGGTGGAATGTCTAACAAATGCAAAATTAGGGGCTGTTCCCTGCCAAAAACTTCACCACGGGCAACCATGTAGAGCAGGGAATAGGCGATCTGACCGGCAGCGCCAGTAACAACAACACGAATTGGTTCActctggaaaataaaattaaaacaaataaataagttttcattCATGATGGAAAAAAGCTTGCGTATTTGTTTTGAGCCAAAAAGGATTTAAGTGTAAAAGAAAAAGTGGaaaacttgtttttgaaatagaaaagatGATTGAGTTTATTTAAGAAAGTTTCTTATAGAGCTAGTGAATAAAAGCAACAAATATGAAATGTGTATTGTCGATCTATTTGAACGTTCTGTTAGCGTTAATAGTGCTTAAGGCTTTTGTGTTAGGTTTTACTTTATATTTCATTTGGTTCGCgcattttaaagttctcaagtaTATTGAGAGACTACTGTAATTATTTTACATTAAGAGTTCTGATTTAATTCCCTATGCTTTTGTCTAAAAGGttacgttttcaacatctgataaatgcattttttcagACTATCAGACTATCCCTAACTGTTTTTAACTGCTTGATTTCTACGCGTCTAGACGTATGCTCAATAATTTCTGCAGaagttacataatttttaagttaCATAATAATTAAGAAGTATTCCTGAAGAAGTATTCCTTGTTAGGAAATCCGAATGTATTCAATAAGAAGGAAGAACATTTCTAGAGTCATGTCATCCAACAAATACTAAAAGTAGTAAGATATAATTTGTCACTCagctttttatagatttttcagATGCTTCATGTTTGccgtttaaaaacaactttcttgttagtttaattattatcttattgtttgcatttttaaagtacATAATTTGTTTAAGATCTGTTATTTATATGACCATAAAACATGTATATTATGTATGTCCTCAATAAACTAATTGAATGTTGTATAAAGTATGTACAATAAACTAGAAATTGTAGAAATTTGGCAAAAGCAACAGGTCGTCTTTctgaaattacttttttcaaagaattatttttttagaagtcaatcttcttttaaaatatatttgcacTGTTTTCAGCGTTATGAAAGctttgtttaaaagttgttttgtgCTACCATATCTCCTTAACATATATTATGCATGCTaaataatctatttttttagaAGTGATAAAAATCACCGACAAATAATTTAGCgaatgaaaacatttaatttgaacTATTAAACAATAGCTGGAAAGGCAGTAACTCAATAAACAAGTGTAGCacaaatacaaagtttttttgttattcaaataATTACCTAACCTATACGCCAGAGTGAACCAATATGTGTTTGTGCACTTTTAATTAGAGCCTTAAAATATGGCAAAGATCATTTTTGCTCTATCTAACGAAACTCAGTTTGAGTTATCCCTTGAAATTTGATGAATTAATTTCGTGCTAAGTTTGGAAAAGCTAAGGTTACACGtgctttttttaatacaaagagCATGTTCTTGCAGTTCGGATAACTTTAATCTGTTTGAAGAATAAGGCAGTACAAGCCTTATAGCACAGCTTTTTCAAAATCAGTAGAAAAAATGTGCTTGAGTTTAAATCGAAATGCTCAGTATTAGTAAACATAGCACTTACAAACAGATTGCGAATCAAAGACAAACATCTCTATCTTTCCGGGTGGTGACAATTTTTATCGGACAGAGTATACTTGATAGATAATCTGGAATGATTAATTTCCAATTAATTTGACAgttattatcattttttctcTTTATTCGTCTGAGGGGAAATGATACATCCTCATGCTATGAAAATTATTCCTTATTGGGTTTTGcatgggtaaattcagatttcaGATTTTAGaacacgattttttttaatcattgtaTTTGTGAAACTTAGTGTATATGTGCAATAGAGCTGTCAAATTGACTGATCTGCAAATTtgatcttaattaaaaaaaaaataaatcaattcatttttgCCCCATGGAATAAACTACATGGAAAAtgtgtgttttgacagatctagacaaagaataaattaatttattttacccaaaaaaaaaaccgattcaGTAAACTGTTATGTATTCAAAAATCATAGAAGCTAATTTTTTGTAAGCTCTCCATTAAATAAGTGTAGTACccgtgtcatgatggttagtgcgttagactgtcatgggTCTTCGgttcgatttgacaaattctcgaagagtaattcttgtcataaaaactgctttctcaaattagccgttcggatccgGTTTAAAACTGCAGGTTCTTTTtatccctgaaaacagtactcacacacagaaatggttggagttttaagtcactaagccctagtcctcaacggattgttgcgccaccgaattttttttttatccattAATTACGACACTAGAAATTGCCTTTCTCCCAAGTtcctttatggctgaaacacaaacacgcttcagttcagccataggaattcaatgcaagctatcacaatggagcttcgacctcacgtttcgtttgacaatcgtaaggaaaagaatgtaatgtaacgtaatgtgactccaaacggaagctctagttcaattatctgaacatttgctttgtctgacagctcatcagctgtaaaaaaatgtcaacaaacaaaatatttgctctttggaggaatgaaataatagaaatagaaaagcaACCAccaagcaggcctaacgtaacgcagacgaagctgaagcgcgtatgtgtttcagccatgatacttttatgttcgaaagtgaaacgaatcgttccaccgatttgtgttccaatttcacacaattccaatggcagatttctgtcagtaaaagtttttcggtgcATTTCAATccggaaatttttttcaatgacagaaacttttaatgatagctataaacgacatgccaaaaaaattccaatgtttcttttcaatgatggaaaccaatgaaagctataactggCTATTAAtgttggtgttccaatttttactgttccgatcacatcattaaaaatattacaacagtaaaaaaaattgtctgaggcgcaaagctcgatgttatgatcaaaagaaatcaacatttaatgacgtaaatttactgattgccaTAAACGGTCATCAGTAAAACAGATTCcccctgtttcaaattttactgatagctataaccggcccttttagcttttattgaaatcgatcccgacaaaatttgaatcgatatttgacggtgttttccagtcagtaaaaatttgtcggaGAATTTCaatccttaaaatttgttcaatgacaatgtttgttttcaatgatgaaaaccaatgatagctgtAACTGGTGCCTTACGCAGCCTCTATATATCGTGACTGTAATATTATTACAGTTTATTCAAACATTCGTTTCTTATctaatttactttttgtttgcatttcgcTTAAAAATGAACGCACTTATTCCGCCCTGTCTATCATCAAAGCAAACATACATTGAACTTTCCCCATTGCACTGATTGAAGTTTCAAGTTGAGTCAACAAATCTGTTTATGGGTAGGTTTAAAGGTATATTTCAATATCTCGACTTTCCTTATCAgagttcattgtttttttttgtttgttcagtCATGGAAATTGATATTTCGCCAACTTAGCAGAAGTGCTTCCTATAAAAGCATATATGCACCTTTCTATACgtattgtttttctatttctattcagGAAACTTGTGATTTACTAACACACTAAATCGAATTGCAATTTATTAGCACGATACAGAATTGTGTCCCTCTGCATAAACAGGGGTAGCCCCcctatttaatattaataatagtaTGTACCTATATTTATGTAAAACTAGAACCCACTTGTCAATTGGCCGGATGCCAAAGACGTCACTATCCAGTTGATTCCACACAACCATTTGGATCTGTTTCGCATCGTAGCATCAAGTTAATGCATTCCTGCTCTTCTAAACAAGTGTGTACCTACTGTGTATTTAGGAATGAAGAGAACTTAATTGAGCTACTTGACCAAGATTACGATGATGGTGTATCTATTGTACGATGTACATacacattttattgaattgcgTAAAGTAAATTAACCTACGTCACATGTTTAATCAATAGCTAACAAAGTATTGTTTTTACTAAATAAACGCGTTAATCCTGATAACATGTTACGCAACTCATaacagtgttttgtttttgtctccAAAAATCACCCCACGTCCCTTTATTTCAATTCCATTGCCGGGCcggtagaaaagaaaaaacattgttaaaaaaatctcaACAGCAACACAATACagaaacagaattaaaaaaaataacaatgaacAAATTTACGACGataaaagcttttttgttttgtcatattCGTGTCGGTGCTGAGTGCGGCACGGTGTCCGTCCGTGTCACCTCAGATCAGAAGCAAAACAAATGTTCCAGATTTGTCATTCCTTCCTTTTCATCTTTCTTattcttatattaatttttctattcaCTATGAAAGGTCAAATGAAAGTTATGAAAATGctttgattttaatcaaaatagaattaataaggttttgtttttgaaggaaaatatgAAGTAGTTTACTTAccatttttactttatttatgatAGAATAATATCTTCACAATTTGTGATAAATGCAAAAGGGAAATACTGCTTTgttgtaagtttatttttgtgacAATTGTTGGAGAAGTATTCCACTCACACACCACACGCCTCAACTTTCAAAATGGAACTAGAAGAAAAGttgaacaaaaacttaaaatgaattGAGCTTATCTCTGGTGATTTGAAAgctttatgtatgtttttttatttttcatggaaCTAGCAGGTGACAGCTTTCACGGAATAACCGgatttttgacagtttaacATGGGTGAGgtacgtttttttttggaaataataaacTAAAGCCATTTATGGGACGAAGATTTGAATTTCTGATATCTGTACACCAATAAGAGCAATTATGGTTATCATAAAACACTACGCGATCACAACTTTGCACTAGTTCATGAAATATTATGTGGTTAatggtttaaaaatgaaacgtcACAAAAAGAATACCTTCTACAACGACAGCCCTGTTAGCCTGGTTCATCTTCACTAAACTTTCAAAGCTTTTGgtactttatttcaaaatgacatGACGACAGGTGCGTAAATCAGCATTGCCAGaactatacaaattaaatttaacatttaaaaactatcaTCGGGATATTACGAGATCGGCAGTTAAGTTAACCTTTGTTTGTAAACTATGTAAAACCACAGTGCGGCTACgacgaaagtaaaaaaaattgcttctgCTTATAGATTTAAATATATACTTACAAAGATTTCACTAAAACAGAACTATAAAATGTCCTTTTGTTCGAGTAGTGTTAGTCatgatcaaaataaataaaatttaaattattgataaataaattaatcaaattactcaaaaactcacagattttttttcatgtgtattcaaatcaaatggggtccGTTGTGAacgagggcctagtgacttacaactcccaaccattcctgtgtgcgagtactgttgccaggaatggaagggacctacaattttgggccgaatccgaacggctagtttgagaaagcactttttcatgacaagaattactcttaaaggatttgtcaattcctcgcaagaggcagtacccgctaacattattttttaaaaattaaggtggcataagtagggattgaacccaagaccccttgcatgacagtccaacgcactaaccatcatgccacgggtactaccgtgtattgtttcttaaaaaaaaattgtaagattcTTCTTTAATAATTCtggtcataaaaagtgcttcttaaaattgccgttcggattcaggaTAAACACAGTAAGTCCCCTTCATCACTGACACAACTTcctcacaggaatggttaagtgTTGTAAGTGACTAGTACTTGGTCCTTCACGAGCCTTAGCGCTTTAGTTAAGAGCTTAGGGGTGGAATCGTTTCAACACATTTCGGGATAAGTGCAAATCTAAACAGCTGCTGCAACGTAGTCAATTTTAACGAAGTCGACATTTTTATCGAGTTATTAtcacaaaagaaattaatttggtgCTTCGATTACCAtatcttttttgaattatttaaaatatttcctgtggcaatcaatgtttgaattgaattaaacgCCTGCCACAAAAGGACGGAGAGTTTAGTGGTTACCAAATTTGACTACCAATAATGAGATGCGGTAACAAATGaggaaaatagtttaaaaactctttcatcctatttttttcaaaaatgtgttaaCTATGAGAGTATTCTTTGAACCGGTTGCTATTTAAGTATTAACCTTAGATTTagcaaaaattgttgttttgtataCTATAAAAGTAGCCGCTTTCAGAACTTTGCATACAAAAGTCGGAAATTGtgttagtttgaaaatattcataGGTAATACTTTGTACACACAGATGAAAAATAGAGataagttattgttttttttttgtatagtaagttatgtttttttttaaatatttttttttttgtagataaacttaataatttgttttctttttaaaactctcTTTTAAACCTCTTTAAACCAATAGCTTAtgagccctatcatgaattctaTAGTAATAGCAATCGGAATCTTAAACGAATCGCGAAAAAACCATTACCGAATACGTTCGTaatggaaaatctcatacaattattttgcattacgaacggatttcaggatacagtttttcggtattcgtaaaagtttctgattacgatggaatttgtgatagacctgaatattattttatcaacaTCCAACAGTTGTTCGGTTTTACTCGAAATTGGTAGTAAATTAATAACGAACAATTTAACAAACTACGCACAGTACGGTTTAGTCCGTACGATTAAAATCCGTAAAATCACGTAAACAATACAGTTGTTTTTATAAGTTTACTACAACGACTGTTACATACTGCAACCGTGTCTTCGCCTTCCTATCATGGGTTTCTGTTAGGTGTGTTTAACAAGCctaaggctcgtttcacactacatgGTTTTGACAGTACGACAAAAAATCGGACGGTgacattttgttagaggcgcgaggaagagcatatacgctttcatattatacggtcaCGGCAAAATGTAGCACTCGTCTGCTGCCACTACAGCATACGGCATCCGGACGGAGCAAAAAGCTTAGTGGCATACGTgacgaaatgcatgttttcacatcatacgaTACTCACAGGAACCCTGATTATATCGTGTTTTACCGTACAGTTAAAACGGTATAATGTGTAATTAGCCATTCAGCCGGTGTACGCCATCCGGTTTTTTGCTGTACGGTCAAAATCGTGTAGTGTAAAACGTTCCGCATTGAAGAGGTAGGCaagataagaaaaaattgtatcacAAAAGCAAACAGATGTGTGCACTTTGGCGTATACGCAATTATTTTATCGAACACATCTGTTTCCACTTTTATTGttgcaaatatttataaaacggAACAATGTATCCCGTAGTCACTGTTTAAGATTCAAGATGTCCTAAGgcctctttcacacgagacggtttCGTCCAAATTGTTTGATGAGCCAGTTTGACAAGTGTT
This window of the Eupeodes corollae chromosome 3, idEupCoro1.1, whole genome shotgun sequence genome carries:
- the LOC129949944 gene encoding malate dehydrogenase, cytoplasmic; its protein translation is MSEPIRVVVTGAAGQIAYSLLYMVARGEVFGREQPLILHLLDIPPMAGVLQGVVMELADCALPLVREVIPTTDPAVAFKDVSAAFLVGSMPRKEGMERKDLLSANVKIFKVQGQALDQYARKDIKVLVVGNPANTNALVCSHYAPSIPKENFSAMTRLDQNRGTAQIAAKLSVPISAVSNVIIWGNHSATQFPDARNAKVTVGGAEKAAWDAIGDTSFLEGPFVEIVQKRGAAVISARKMSSAMSAAKAACDHMHDWWNGTKPGQFVSMGVISDGSYGAPKDVVYSFPVEIKNKQWSIVQGLTLDDFAKSKLAITSKELLEEKTEAMAVCNAD